From a single Calothrix sp. NIES-2098 genomic region:
- a CDS encoding peptidoglycan-binding LysM, which yields MSCTLGNSYTIKSGDTLSIIAQQQLGDSNRWREILKPDGTPFTDADASNLQVGQEICIPNGSVTPPAPPPTPPDNSFAGIVSRQTFEALFPNRNGFYSYDGLVAATQKYPSFCNEGSNEQCRREAAAFLANVTQETGFLQYIEELNTAVWGNYCDPTTYPCVQGKTYHGRGPIQLSWNYNYAVCGAALGIDLLNNPDLVSTDSAISFMTALWFWMTSCHDAIRNSGFGMTISIINGGIECGPNASPEGRQQAQNRINFYLDFCQKLGVSPGENLSC from the coding sequence ATGTCTTGTACACTCGGTAATTCATACACTATCAAGTCGGGAGATACGCTTTCTATTATTGCCCAACAACAATTAGGTGATAGTAACCGTTGGCGTGAAATTCTCAAACCAGATGGCACTCCCTTCACAGATGCAGATGCCTCAAATTTACAAGTAGGTCAAGAAATCTGCATTCCTAACGGGTCTGTCACTCCACCAGCCCCTCCCCCAACTCCACCGGACAATAGTTTCGCAGGTATTGTATCGCGCCAAACCTTCGAGGCTCTATTCCCAAACCGAAACGGTTTTTACTCCTACGACGGTCTGGTGGCTGCCACGCAGAAATATCCCAGCTTCTGCAATGAAGGATCTAACGAGCAATGTAGACGTGAGGCGGCTGCATTCCTAGCAAATGTTACCCAAGAAACGGGGTTTTTACAATACATTGAGGAACTGAACACAGCAGTATGGGGTAACTACTGCGATCCCACAACCTATCCGTGTGTGCAGGGTAAAACTTATCATGGTCGCGGGCCAATCCAGTTGTCGTGGAACTACAACTATGCTGTATGTGGGGCAGCTCTTGGTATCGATCTACTCAATAACCCTGATTTGGTCTCAACAGATAGTGCTATTTCCTTCATGACCGCCCTATGGTTCTGGATGACATCGTGCCACGACGCTATCCGCAACTCTGGTTTCGGCATGACAATCTCCATCATCAATGGTGGCATCGAATGTGGGCCGAATGCGTCCCCAGAAGGCAGACAGCAAGCTCAAAATCGAATTAATTTTTATCTGGATTTTTGCCAGAAGTTGGGGGTATCACCTGGCGAAAATCTTTCCTGCTAA
- a CDS encoding peptidoglycan-binding LysM has protein sequence MSCTLGNSYIIKSGDTLFTIAQQQLGDGERWREILKPDGIAFTDVDAANLQVGQEICIPGSTPFPPPPSGNQIALEARFYSMEETNCHLPASGIHGITLQAALAGQLQSQCQGQSVRRLQCAVDPNVIPLLTNFTLVLWDGKQVPAAALDIGTAIIGNKIDIFVDTVQEAINLGVQSVTAIL, from the coding sequence ATGTCTTGTACACTCGGTAATTCCTACATTATCAAGTCAGGAGACACGCTTTTTACCATTGCCCAACAACAATTAGGTGATGGTGAACGCTGGCGTGAGATTCTCAAACCAGATGGTATCGCATTTACAGATGTAGATGCTGCTAATTTGCAAGTAGGTCAGGAAATTTGTATTCCAGGGTCTACTCCTTTTCCTCCTCCTCCCTCCGGTAACCAAATAGCTCTAGAAGCCAGATTTTACAGTATGGAGGAGACGAATTGCCATCTGCCTGCATCCGGCATACATGGGATAACATTGCAAGCTGCACTTGCAGGTCAATTGCAATCACAATGCCAAGGTCAGAGCGTTAGGCGTTTACAGTGTGCAGTAGACCCTAATGTAATTCCCCTGTTAACAAATTTTACCTTGGTGCTTTGGGATGGCAAGCAAGTTCCTGCCGCTGCCCTAGATATAGGTACGGCGATTATAGGTAATAAAATTGACATCTTTGTTGATACCGTTCAAGAAGCAATCAATCTAGGTGTACAGTCTGTCACAGCAATTTTGTAA
- the celH gene encoding endoglucanase H: MVDSIRINAGGGAIGIYGADAYYSGGQSASSNVPVDSKGVYYPANQEVYQTERYGTFTYTFTGLVPNAIHTVKLHFNEHFWDSVGKRKFNAAINGSQVLWDYDIFSQAGGINKAIAEEFVVTSDARGQIVVNFTPGAADQPTVSGFEINQGTPPRNNMLLGCFPGYANINDIESWLGKKHAVQVMFTSWDSNNKEQAFTTMNQIWDSGSVPLVTWEAFTDDKNRYAPANIDALIANGSYDSYLNDWADSMKSFLAGSGGVYGDADDRRVYLRFAHEMNGDWYPWSASYKNSQNTPTDYINMWQHVWTVFKNKGIDSNHLQWLWTPMNTDVGSPLNKAESYWPGDAYVDWVGIDAYNWGTGPSWSNWTPPVALLDDMINRLTGYGKPIAIPEWGTTSDNYGSNNVGAKGQWIVEMFDYLSVKPQIKMLCYFNIDKETDWAIFGGARGDSTYTIGSTVQQVYSNYKARVGKDYIIPGNNSPQRITDDHFKGL, encoded by the coding sequence ATGGTGGACTCAATTCGCATTAATGCTGGTGGAGGAGCGATCGGCATCTATGGTGCAGATGCCTACTACAGTGGCGGTCAAAGCGCGTCGAGTAATGTCCCCGTCGATAGTAAGGGCGTTTATTACCCAGCAAACCAAGAAGTTTATCAGACTGAACGCTACGGCACCTTCACCTACACCTTTACAGGACTGGTTCCGAATGCCATCCATACTGTCAAGCTCCACTTTAACGAACACTTCTGGGACTCGGTTGGCAAGCGCAAATTTAACGCTGCGATTAACGGCAGCCAAGTCCTATGGGATTATGACATTTTCTCCCAAGCTGGCGGCATTAATAAGGCGATCGCTGAAGAATTTGTAGTGACCTCAGATGCCAGGGGGCAGATTGTAGTGAACTTCACGCCTGGCGCTGCCGACCAGCCCACAGTCAGCGGCTTTGAAATCAACCAAGGCACCCCTCCGCGCAACAATATGCTCTTGGGTTGCTTTCCTGGCTACGCTAATATCAACGACATAGAATCCTGGTTGGGTAAAAAGCACGCCGTGCAGGTCATGTTCACAAGCTGGGACTCGAACAACAAGGAGCAGGCTTTCACTACGATGAATCAGATCTGGGATAGTGGAAGTGTACCTCTGGTGACATGGGAAGCCTTCACTGATGACAAAAATCGCTATGCACCAGCGAATATTGATGCACTAATCGCCAACGGCAGCTACGATAGCTATTTGAACGATTGGGCTGACTCCATGAAGAGCTTCCTGGCAGGTTCTGGCGGTGTATACGGCGATGCTGATGACCGTCGAGTTTACCTGCGATTTGCCCATGAGATGAACGGCGACTGGTATCCCTGGTCTGCCAGCTATAAAAACTCCCAGAACACGCCCACAGATTATATCAATATGTGGCAGCATGTTTGGACAGTTTTCAAAAATAAAGGCATCGACAGTAATCATTTGCAGTGGCTCTGGACACCCATGAATACCGATGTAGGCAGCCCGCTCAACAAGGCTGAGTCTTACTGGCCGGGCGATGCCTACGTTGATTGGGTTGGCATTGACGCTTACAACTGGGGCACTGGCCCGTCTTGGTCAAACTGGACACCTCCCGTCGCACTGCTAGACGACATGATTAACAGGCTCACAGGCTACGGCAAGCCGATAGCAATTCCAGAGTGGGGCACAACTAGTGATAACTACGGCAGCAACAATGTTGGCGCGAAAGGTCAGTGGATTGTTGAAATGTTCGACTACCTCTCGGTCAAACCCCAAATCAAAATGCTTTGTTACTTCAACATTGATAAAGAGACTGACTGGGCTATTTTTGGCGGAGCTCGCGGCGACAGCACCTATACCATAGGCTCCACCGTCCAGCAGGTCTACTCTAACTACAAAGCACGAGTCGGTAAAGACTACATTATCCCAGGCAACAACAGTCCCCAACGAATAACAGATGACCACTTCAAAGGACTGTAA
- a CDS encoding alpha-L-fucosidase, translating to MIKFLVRSLFATLSLTVFLNLFASVALAQRTYEPTTESLSKHEVPDWFKDAKFGIFIHWGVYSVPGYAPLTGELNKVVAERGWEYWFENNPYSEWYYNSMKLEGSPTYNYHRATYGEGFTYDDFIPRLNAAITNWNPSKWAKLFSKVGARYVVLTTKHHDGFLLWPSKTINQPGRVATRDIVGELTQAVRQEGMRMGVYYSGGIDWSFKDTKITDFNTLVGAIIQEKAYADYANAHWRELIDRYQPSILWNDLGYPIGQANEIMAYFYNRVPDGVVNDRFDLGGQLGLHFDFSTPEYSQSTQIEPLKWESTRGLGYSFGYNQNDTDLNMISVDELVDLFVDIVSKNGNLLLNIGPKADGSISKVQLEMKD from the coding sequence ATGATTAAGTTTTTAGTACGTTCGCTGTTTGCTACATTATCGTTAACAGTATTTTTGAACTTGTTCGCTTCTGTTGCCCTTGCACAAAGAACTTATGAGCCAACAACTGAATCGCTATCAAAGCATGAAGTTCCAGACTGGTTTAAGGATGCAAAATTTGGCATTTTCATCCACTGGGGGGTATATTCTGTACCTGGCTATGCACCACTAACTGGAGAACTGAACAAAGTCGTTGCAGAGCGTGGTTGGGAATATTGGTTTGAGAACAACCCTTACTCGGAATGGTATTACAACTCCATGAAACTTGAGGGCAGCCCTACCTATAACTACCATCGTGCAACCTATGGTGAAGGCTTCACCTATGATGACTTTATTCCCAGATTAAATGCAGCCATAACAAATTGGAACCCCTCGAAATGGGCAAAACTATTCTCTAAAGTAGGTGCGCGGTACGTTGTACTAACAACAAAGCATCATGATGGCTTTTTGTTGTGGCCTAGTAAAACTATAAACCAGCCAGGGCGAGTGGCAACACGGGACATTGTAGGTGAACTAACACAAGCTGTTCGCCAAGAAGGTATGCGGATGGGTGTGTATTATTCTGGTGGTATTGATTGGTCTTTCAAAGATACAAAAATCACAGACTTCAACACGCTGGTAGGAGCAATTATTCAGGAAAAAGCCTATGCAGACTATGCGAATGCTCATTGGCGCGAATTGATTGACCGCTATCAGCCATCTATATTATGGAACGATCTTGGCTACCCTATTGGGCAAGCGAATGAAATTATGGCCTACTTTTACAATCGCGTACCCGATGGTGTGGTGAATGACCGTTTTGATTTAGGTGGCCAGTTAGGGTTGCACTTTGATTTTTCTACACCTGAATATAGCCAATCCACACAAATAGAACCTCTCAAATGGGAAAGTACAAGGGGTTTAGGTTACTCATTTGGCTATAACCAAAATGATACTGATTTGAACATGATTTCGGTAGATGAACTAGTTGACTTATTTGTAGATATTGTTAGTAAAAATGGGAATTTATTGCTGAACATTGGGCCAAAGGCTGATGGTTCAATCTCCAAAGTACAGCTTGAAATGAAAGATTAG
- a CDS encoding lactate/malate dehydrogenase — MISKTSKIGIIGAGNVGADVANALVLLGKCVRVVLFDRTLSKAEGQAWDIEDSIPLLKEMEIIPTNQYEDLADSDIIIVTAGVQPKQGQTRLDTLSDNAEIIRLTIKELDRVAPNSIIIIVSNPVDVLTRIAIATSTRAENLILGSGTVLDTARLRYQLGKRLNVAKQDIHAYVIGEHGDSQFVVWSSAFIGGILLTEFPIPQEATLEQIQQEYAQLTRKRGHNIFERKGNTSYGISIVICQLVDTILRDEKQIFPVSVRANSNYGFGSEVVLGLPCIIGSTGIERQLLLSRNAHEQRLLEESANKLNEAYNFLFN; from the coding sequence ATGATTAGTAAAACATCGAAAATCGGTATTATTGGTGCAGGTAATGTAGGTGCAGACGTTGCAAATGCTTTAGTCCTACTCGGTAAATGTGTAAGGGTCGTCCTTTTTGATCGAACCTTATCAAAAGCTGAAGGGCAAGCATGGGATATTGAAGACAGCATTCCCCTACTTAAAGAGATGGAGATTATACCAACAAATCAGTATGAAGATTTGGCTGATTCAGATATCATTATTGTGACTGCTGGGGTGCAGCCAAAACAAGGACAGACCCGATTAGATACATTGAGCGACAATGCAGAGATTATACGTTTGACAATCAAAGAATTGGATCGAGTTGCACCGAATTCAATCATAATTATCGTTAGCAATCCAGTGGATGTACTTACGCGGATTGCGATCGCTACTTCCACTAGAGCAGAAAACCTAATTTTAGGTTCGGGAACCGTTCTTGATACTGCTAGACTGAGATATCAACTTGGAAAGCGACTGAATGTTGCCAAACAAGACATTCATGCTTATGTGATTGGCGAGCATGGAGATAGTCAATTTGTCGTTTGGTCTAGTGCATTTATTGGGGGAATTCTGTTAACTGAATTTCCCATACCACAAGAAGCAACGCTAGAACAAATTCAGCAAGAGTACGCACAATTAACTCGTAAACGAGGCCATAACATTTTTGAACGCAAAGGAAATACAAGCTATGGTATATCAATAGTAATTTGTCAGTTAGTTGATACCATTCTGCGAGATGAAAAGCAGATATTTCCAGTATCGGTCAGAGCAAATTCTAACTATGGATTTGGCAGTGAAGTTGTGCTTGGACTTCCATGTATCATTGGTTCAACAGGTATTGAGCGCCAACTACTTTTATCAAGAAATGCTCATGAACAACGCTTATTAGAAGAATCAGCCAACAAACTCAATGAAGCCTATAATTTTTTGTTTAATTAA
- a CDS encoding pyridine nucleotide-disulfide oxidoreductase dimerization region, producing MHFFETQLGQHLELRSLNPLKKPVFFEVHNTFETSYSPDVPRAKTLGQTDGLMKAIVDTETGRILGCSLLCHEAGEVISTVQMVMQAQMPYTVLRDGILTHPTMTEGLNILFSKL from the coding sequence ATGCACTTTTTTGAAACCCAGTTAGGGCAGCATCTTGAGTTACGATCGCTAAATCCTCTCAAGAAGCCAGTCTTTTTTGAAGTTCATAACACCTTCGAGACATCGTATTCACCCGACGTTCCGAGAGCGAAAACACTCGGTCAAACTGATGGGCTTATGAAGGCGATCGTAGATACCGAAACAGGTCGGATTCTAGGGTGTTCCTTGTTGTGTCATGAAGCAGGTGAAGTAATTTCAACGGTACAGATGGTGATGCAAGCTCAGATGCCCTACACCGTTCTGCGCGATGGTATTTTGACTCATCCCACGATGACTGAAGGGTTAAATATATTGTTTTCCAAGTTGTAA
- a CDS encoding alpha/beta hydrolase fold-3 domain protein: MVAQANSQAAKILEVAEDPRLSKGTKEFLKVLNSGGVALEKLTPLEARQVLVDAQASVPVDLSGIEESQKTITADGYPITLNIVRPAGVQGTLPVFIFIHGGGWVLGDYPTHKRMVRDLVVLSGFAGVFVNYTRTPDAQYPQAINEIYAATKWVAEHGEEIGVDGKNLAVVGNSVGGNMTTVTALQAKKKGGPHIKLQILMWPIVDADFETNSYHQFGDRRFLTVPTMKWMYDMYIPDPEKRKDIYASPLQATVEQLKGLPPALIVVAESDILHDEGIAYGRKLDEAGVEVTTVQYNGMIHDFGLLNGLAELPETHSLFVQAAAQLKKYLQ, encoded by the coding sequence ATGGTTGCTCAAGCAAACTCGCAAGCAGCAAAAATTTTGGAAGTTGCCGAAGATCCACGTCTTTCCAAAGGAACGAAGGAATTTTTGAAAGTGCTGAATTCCGGGGGTGTGGCACTGGAGAAACTCACTCCACTCGAAGCACGTCAAGTCCTTGTAGATGCACAGGCTTCTGTTCCAGTAGACCTTTCAGGCATTGAAGAGTCCCAAAAAACGATTACTGCTGACGGTTATCCAATCACGCTCAATATTGTACGACCTGCGGGTGTCCAAGGCACATTGCCTGTTTTCATCTTTATTCATGGTGGTGGTTGGGTGCTGGGTGATTACCCAACACACAAGCGCATGGTTCGCGATTTGGTTGTGCTTTCAGGGTTTGCAGGTGTCTTTGTCAACTACACTCGCACGCCAGATGCTCAGTACCCACAGGCAATCAATGAGATTTATGCTGCGACCAAATGGGTTGCCGAGCATGGCGAGGAGATTGGCGTGGATGGCAAGAATTTGGCAGTCGTTGGCAACAGTGTCGGCGGTAACATGACAACTGTTACTGCTTTGCAGGCGAAAAAAAAAGGAGGACCACACATCAAACTGCAAATCCTGATGTGGCCCATTGTAGATGCTGATTTTGAAACGAATTCTTATCACCAATTTGGCGATCGGCGTTTTCTGACTGTACCAACGATGAAGTGGATGTATGACATGTACATCCCTGACCCAGAAAAGCGCAAAGATATTTATGCTTCTCCCCTACAGGCGACGGTTGAGCAACTCAAAGGCTTGCCTCCGGCGTTAATTGTGGTTGCAGAGAGCGATATCTTGCATGACGAGGGCATAGCCTATGGACGCAAGCTCGATGAAGCTGGGGTCGAGGTGACAACTGTGCAGTACAACGGCATGATTCATGACTTCGGACTGCTGAATGGTTTAGCAGAGTTACCAGAAACCCATTCTCTGTTTGTTCAAGCTGCTGCCCAATTGAAGAAATATCTGCAATAG
- a CDS encoding chorismate mutase: MTTSRTVCAVQSIIMIILFGLFFSSGVVAASFKSDCTAKNFGLLQSANPQCITSAEQQLRVDKLLKLIQQRLLIAHDVARWKWNHKRPIEDRKREQELLLKARQQATIYSLDPDMVAAFFQAQIEAGKLIQAVDFQTWQKQGIKSFPDVPDLNQVLRPSLDKLNTEFLFALTELTQFLGCPQIQELIKSRFQVIVQGDGIVKQVQSIAISPLLQFQNFFLQHLKKSHCC, from the coding sequence ATGACCACTTCTCGCACAGTTTGTGCAGTCCAATCAATTATCATGATAATTTTGTTTGGGCTTTTTTTCAGTAGTGGAGTAGTCGCTGCCAGCTTCAAATCAGATTGTACTGCCAAGAACTTTGGGTTGTTACAATCAGCAAATCCTCAATGTATCACAAGTGCAGAGCAACAATTACGTGTAGATAAATTACTAAAATTGATCCAGCAGCGATTGCTAATTGCACATGATGTAGCCCGGTGGAAATGGAATCATAAACGTCCTATCGAGGATCGAAAGCGTGAACAAGAGTTATTATTAAAAGCTAGGCAACAAGCAACAATCTATAGCCTAGATCCCGATATGGTTGCAGCATTTTTTCAAGCACAAATAGAAGCAGGAAAACTTATCCAAGCAGTTGATTTTCAAACCTGGCAAAAGCAAGGAATTAAATCTTTTCCTGACGTGCCAGACTTAAACCAGGTATTGCGACCATCTTTAGATAAATTAAACACAGAATTTCTTTTTGCTTTAACAGAACTGACTCAATTTCTAGGTTGTCCGCAGATACAAGAATTAATAAAGTCACGTTTCCAGGTGATTGTTCAGGGAGATGGTATTGTCAAGCAAGTGCAGTCTATTGCAATTTCACCCCTACTGCAATTTCAAAACTTCTTCTTGCAGCATTTAAAGAAATCACACTGCTGCTGA
- a CDS encoding WD-repeat protein, translating to MRSKQITRKSSAALAISTLTMLVGSSSCASLLSSFRNASVATRSVATTQPLRSLQRNSTWVYAIAISPDGRFLASGSYDKKIKIWDLPNNTLLYTLEGHGDAVVSLAISPDSKLLASGSWDNRIKLWNLETGQLLRTLNGHTDDVEAVAISPNGKWLASGSADTTIRIWNVQTGVQVHQLSDGKWVRTVAFSPDGQTLASGNEGGTLKIWRLMDGAVLKTLNAHSQAVRSVTFSPDGRTLASGSADKTVKLWQMPTGKLLHSLIGHSGVVWSVAFSPDGKRLASGSNDSTIKLWGLPEGKLLENLIGHERSVRSVVFSPHENMIASSSADKTIKLWSLFKE from the coding sequence ATGAGATCGAAACAAATTACCAGGAAATCTTCAGCAGCATTGGCAATCAGCACCTTAACAATGTTGGTTGGTAGTAGCAGTTGTGCCAGCCTATTGTCTTCCTTCCGAAACGCTAGTGTTGCTACAAGGTCTGTTGCAACCACTCAACCCTTACGTTCTCTCCAAAGAAATTCAACTTGGGTTTACGCGATCGCAATCAGCCCTGATGGACGCTTCCTCGCCAGTGGCAGTTACGATAAAAAAATTAAAATTTGGGATCTGCCTAATAACACCTTACTCTATACTTTAGAAGGACACGGCGATGCAGTGGTAAGCCTTGCCATCAGTCCAGATAGCAAGCTGCTCGCTAGTGGCAGTTGGGATAACCGGATTAAACTCTGGAATTTAGAGACGGGGCAACTGCTTCGTACCCTAAATGGCCATACAGATGATGTAGAAGCCGTTGCCATCAGCCCCAACGGAAAGTGGTTAGCCAGTGGTAGTGCTGACACAACCATCCGTATCTGGAACGTGCAGACTGGCGTACAAGTTCATCAGTTATCGGATGGAAAGTGGGTAAGAACTGTTGCTTTTAGTCCGGATGGGCAGACCTTAGCTAGTGGCAATGAGGGTGGTACACTCAAAATTTGGCGGCTTATGGATGGTGCTGTTCTAAAAACCCTGAATGCTCATTCACAAGCTGTGCGCTCAGTGACTTTTAGCCCTGATGGACGGACCTTAGCGAGTGGCAGTGCTGATAAGACAGTCAAACTCTGGCAAATGCCCACTGGTAAATTGTTGCACTCCCTAATTGGACATTCAGGAGTTGTGTGGTCAGTGGCTTTCAGTCCAGATGGCAAGAGATTAGCTAGTGGTAGCAATGATAGCACTATCAAGTTATGGGGGTTGCCTGAAGGCAAACTCTTGGAGAATTTGATCGGGCATGAGCGAAGTGTGCGGTCAGTAGTTTTCAGTCCGCATGAAAACATGATAGCCAGCAGCAGTGCCGACAAAACCATTAAACTCTGGTCTCTTTTTAAAGAGTGA
- a CDS encoding ferric reductase-like transmembrane component protein, with protein sequence MGAIDTAPLENSLGFLALGAYILTLMPTNLRIIFPQTKQTNLPKWLLKYRRLIGILAFCLALLHAFLLVQKRDLDFLDPNTYWIYIQGVSTFIIFTLLAITSNDWSVKRLKKNWKRLHTLTYLAMFLLTWHVWDKMLEHWSYLTPIGLVGIVTTTLLFLMRRWIEHRNKQQKAKGKAFSSQITEKITL encoded by the coding sequence ATGGGAGCAATCGATACAGCACCGTTAGAAAACAGCCTGGGATTTCTAGCTTTAGGAGCTTATATTCTCACCTTAATGCCCACGAATCTCAGAATTATTTTTCCTCAAACTAAACAAACGAACCTTCCCAAATGGCTGTTAAAATATCGACGACTTATCGGTATTCTGGCTTTCTGCTTGGCTTTGCTTCACGCTTTCCTCTTAGTGCAAAAGAGAGACCTTGATTTTTTAGATCCCAATACCTATTGGATTTATATCCAAGGTGTATCTACCTTCATAATTTTTACTCTCTTGGCAATTACTTCTAATGACTGGAGTGTCAAAAGACTGAAAAAAAATTGGAAGCGATTACATACCCTGACTTACTTAGCTATGTTCCTGCTCACTTGGCACGTTTGGGACAAAATGTTAGAGCATTGGAGCTATTTAACCCCGATTGGGCTAGTAGGGATTGTCACGACAACCCTTTTATTTCTGATGCGACGCTGGATTGAACATCGGAATAAACAACAAAAAGCGAAAGGAAAAGCGTTCTCATCTCAAATTACAGAAAAAATTACTCTATAG
- a CDS encoding alpha/beta hydrolase fold protein: MTTYRTVSIDGLDIFYREAGSRDNPTILLLHGFPTSSHMFRNLIPALADKFHLVAPDYPGYGNSSMPTVNEFDYTFDRLAEIVEKFIDAIALKKYSLYVMDYGAPIGYRIAAKYPERVQSLIVQNGNAYEEGLREFWEPIKAYWQERSPENAEKLKYLVTLEATKWQYTNGVRNLEAISPDTWTIDQHFLDRPGNEEIQLALFYSYGTNPPLYPQWQEYFRKYQPPTLIVWGKNDYIFPADGAYPYQRDLKDVEFHLLDTGHFALEEDGDAIANYIDQFLTSRVQSVLISGSSN; this comes from the coding sequence ATGACTACATATCGCACAGTTTCGATTGATGGTTTAGATATCTTTTACCGTGAAGCGGGTTCCCGTGATAATCCGACGATTCTGCTATTACACGGCTTTCCAACCTCCTCTCATATGTTCCGCAATCTTATACCTGCTCTGGCTGATAAATTCCATCTCGTTGCACCTGACTATCCTGGTTACGGCAACAGTTCGATGCCAACTGTAAATGAATTTGACTACACGTTCGATCGCTTGGCTGAGATTGTGGAGAAATTTATTGACGCGATCGCTCTCAAAAAGTACAGCCTTTATGTGATGGATTATGGCGCACCAATTGGCTATCGAATTGCCGCTAAATATCCAGAGCGCGTGCAATCTCTGATTGTTCAAAATGGCAATGCTTACGAGGAAGGTCTGCGCGAATTTTGGGAGCCGATTAAGGCATACTGGCAAGAGCGATCGCCTGAGAATGCTGAAAAGCTCAAATATCTTGTCACTCTGGAAGCAACCAAGTGGCAATATACTAACGGTGTTCGCAATCTAGAAGCAATCAGCCCCGATACCTGGACTATCGATCAACATTTCCTCGATCGCCCCGGAAACGAAGAGATTCAACTGGCACTGTTTTATAGCTATGGCACTAATCCACCGCTCTATCCCCAATGGCAAGAGTATTTTCGCAAGTATCAACCTCCTACCCTGATTGTTTGGGGCAAGAACGACTACATCTTTCCTGCTGACGGTGCTTATCCATACCAGCGTGACTTGAAAGACGTTGAGTTCCATCTACTCGATACTGGACATTTTGCCCTAGAAGAAGATGGGGATGCGATCGCAAACTATATCGATCAATTCCTCACATCACGAGTGCAATCCGTTCTCATATCAGGTTCGTCTAATTAG
- a CDS encoding MOSC domain-containing protein produces MKLISVNVGLPREVTWKGKAVRTGIFKEPVNARVMVRELNLDGDRQADLTVHGGVDKAVYVYPFEHYDYWQSQLPDTELTFGIFGENFTVSGLREEELNIGDRFKIGSVELMVTQPRLPCYKLAIRFGRSDMVKRFLTSRRTGFYFRVLQEGEVVAGDTLELISRDTNNITVADITQLYVREQNNPELLHRAAQLEALPESWRDYFQEQIRRSDVR; encoded by the coding sequence ATGAAGCTGATCTCTGTTAATGTCGGGTTGCCGCGTGAAGTGACCTGGAAAGGAAAAGCCGTCCGCACTGGAATTTTCAAAGAGCCAGTGAATGCGAGAGTAATGGTGCGTGAACTCAATTTAGATGGCGATCGCCAAGCGGATCTCACCGTTCATGGCGGAGTTGACAAAGCTGTATATGTCTATCCTTTTGAGCATTATGATTACTGGCAAAGCCAATTGCCTGACACAGAGTTAACATTTGGGATCTTTGGTGAAAATTTCACAGTCTCAGGATTGAGAGAAGAAGAATTGAACATTGGGGATCGCTTCAAAATCGGCAGTGTGGAACTAATGGTGACTCAACCTCGCTTACCCTGTTACAAACTAGCGATTCGCTTTGGGCGATCGGATATGGTGAAACGATTTCTCACCAGTCGTCGCACTGGATTTTACTTTCGGGTTTTGCAAGAGGGCGAAGTGGTCGCTGGAGACACTTTAGAGTTAATCAGTCGAGATACCAACAATATTACAGTTGCTGATATCACTCAGCTTTATGTTCGTGAGCAAAACAATCCAGAGTTACTGCATCGTGCTGCTCAACTTGAAGCCTTACCGGAAAGCTGGCGAGACTACTTTCAGGAGCAGATTCGTCGTTCGGATGTGAGATAG